AATTTCATGATTCCTCATCATAATACCCTCAATACCACCTTCGAACCTACTCACAAACTCCAAAACTGAAGGAACAACAAGCTGTGAACTGTAATCCCTTGTCCCTATCCATGAACTTTCTATAGCCAATCCATTTCCAAATTCATGGGAAACCACCGGATGGTGCACTTCAGATGATAAAGGCGATTTTCTACAATACAAAAATGCAACTGAAGGCGGGCAAAAGAACCACTTATGCAAATTACTAACGTAGAAATCAGCCCCAATTTCTTTAACATCAACAGGAACACTACCAATAGCATGAGCTGCATCTACAAACACCTGGTCGACCCCTTCCTGCCTACAAATCTTAACCAATTCCTCTACGGGCACCACAACGCACGGCATTGATGttatatgatcaattatagCTAACCTAACATGCCTACCATCGGATTTACCTTTCTCTAAACCTTTCCTAAACTCAGAAACGATTTCCTCTTTCGACGTCAATGGAAATGGCAATTGGACTTCGATGACGGAGCCACCGGCTCCAGTAACATAGGCCTGAATCGACTTCTTCACCGACTGGAAGGCGCAGTGGAGCATGACAACGACATCGCCTTTTTGAAATTTACCTTGGGCGAAGGCGCGGCCGATCTGTTGGAGCACGATAGCGGCGGCCGTGGTAGCGTTGTCGATGAGGGAAACTTCGTCGACGGAGTCAGCATTGATGAGGCCCTTTACAACAGTTCTGGATTCGAGCAAGCCCTTCCGGAGGTGATTGAAGTAGAAATCATCAGGCTGTTGAAGAAATCGGAGCTGCCACTTCTTCTGAGCGGCGATTATGGAAGCGGGGCAGCTTCCGAAGCTACCGTTGTTGATTCGCGCGATTCCACGCTGGTGATGAGAGAACTCTTGTCGGATTTCCTCTTCGGATATGAAAGCAGAGAGCTTTGGCTTCTTGGAAACGTGGTTGTGAGAGGAGTCGCCGTTCTCTCCGCGGTCGGAATCCATGGCCGGAAAGTGGACGGCCAGGCTAGGGTTTGGgaagaaataaaatcatttcattACATTAATATtgtattgataaattaattaaaggAAAGCAATGAACAGAAGGCCAATTTTGCTCTTCACAAATCCAATGCAAATTTTGTGCGAATGTACAAACTACTTCTGCCGTTTCCCCTTTTGACTCAAGTGGGACCCAAAAATCTATGGTGCAAAACGTCGTCGTTTCCATGCTTTCCatttatgattttcaattttggtcTGGGCCTCATCATGGACTTTTCCGAGTTTAATTGATGATGGGTCAGGCCCGAGCCATGTATATCCAATTTTGTGGTTGCGATAGTAATTGTGTGTGGGGGCAGGCGCAGTGAAAGTTAGCGTGTTCCGCTTCGCCATCCAATGAGAGCTCATCGTAAAATTATAGGCGAGACGACACACGAAGAACAGAAAACAAGGAAagagggaagagagagagagggagagagagagagagagatagtgCTCGCCTGTCACACTACCCGGAAGAAGAAGTAGAATGATGACGATGAGGGTactttgatatttaaaaaacaatatcatcTTCTTCGTCACTTCCCAGGTATgcaattttcaatttccttatATGTAGTTTGCTCCTTCACgcacttaatttttattctgTTTGATGTAGAACCCTagatctttttttcttttttctttttttctttctgtttgaCTTTTGTGTGTGATCAGGGATCTCTTCAGGACCCCAATTGCGTGGATTCAGAGAGCCTGGTGGTGTTGATTCAATCCGGAATGGGAGTCCATCAAAACCCTGTTACGTTTTGATCCGGGAAGTTGAAactttggtgttttttttagGGTTCTTGATTAACTTCTTGGTTTTTCCCTGGATACCTAGAATTGGGTTTTGATCAAAACtcgttctttctttttctttgaccTGGGGTTTTAGGTCGCAGGGGTTTGGTTTTGTAGTTTTGGTCTATTAATTCCTTAAATCTGTTTATTCTCCGAGAACTATATTACATTAAGATCCATGTGCTCGAATTATGTTGCTGCTTTATAGGCTGTTTAAAGTTGTCCTTTGAAGTTATCGTGTACTGCTCTAATCacattattgaaaattatatgaTCACATCATTGAATTTCCTCACAATTCAAACCCTTCACCTTTTATCCTCTTTTCATAATTGGGTTttggtttgaattgtttttgtgtTCTTCAAATCTGATACTTGACTCCGGCTTCTTGGATCTTTATTAGGAGAATTCTGAATTCCAATGGCTAACCCACCGCAACCTTCCCTTGGATACTCTGGCTCTCTCACCCCCACACAGCCAGACGCCCCTACTCTTCGTCCTGAGAAAAATTCAATTCCTCCACCCTTTCCCTCACCTGTAGCAGCTAGATTTCCTCCACCAAGATTACAGCAAGAACAGATTCCTTCCCCCTCAACTAGAACTCCAAATTTGCTATCACCAGTCAATGGGGTTAAAACTGGCAGCCCTATTCCTCATTTGAGCACTCCCCCTGGCCCTCCTGTCTTTTCTTCACCACTACGGCCTGCTGCTGTGCCCTTCCGGACATCACCTGCAACTCCTCAGCCTGTTGCTATCTCTTCTAGTTCATCTTTGCCCACATCCTCACCTCCTTATTATTCAAATGGGTCAGCTGAGTTGCAGCACCAAGTTTCTGATGCTACAGAGGAGTCATTGCATCTTGAGAAATCACCGTATGTTTTATTTTCAGCAGATAAGGtatctctctttctctgtctCTGCAAGTTAGGCAGGATGTTtacctttattattttttgcctGTATATCTACATTATTGTGGATGCCTGCTATATCTAgtcaattttgaaattccatatGTTGGGGGAATTTATGttcattttgtaattaattttctattgttttctcATTTAATTTCATCTACAATTCCCGTAATGCTAACTATtacttttgtttaaaattttgtaaacattttTTCACCATTtacttaaaaacttaaaataattggAGCTTCTCTTCTACCTATGTCATTCTTTAGGTATTGAAGCGGAAAAAACAAGCAAATGTTCCAAGTTTGGGGTTTGGAGCATTGGTTTCTCCTGGGAGGGAGATTTCACCAGGTCCTCAAGTAATACAGCGTGATCCCCACCGCTGCCAAAACTGTGGAGCTTATGCAAATCTTTATTGCAACATCTTGCTTGGTTCAGGTCAGTGGCAGTGTGCAATTTGTCGAAATCTGAATGGAAGTGGAGGTGAATACGTGGCTACCAGCAAGGAAGAGCTCCTTAACTATCCAGAACTCTCGTCTCCTATGGTTGATTATGTTCAAACTGGGAACAAGAGACCTGGTTTTATTCCAGTTGGTGATTTGAGAATTTCTGCACCCATTGTTCTTGTGATAGACGAGTGTTTAGATGAAGCACACCTCCAGCATTTGCAGAGTTCCTTGCATGCATTTGTTGATTCACTATCCCCAACCACAAGAATTGGTATTGTACTGTATGGTCGCACTGTATCAGTATATGATTTTTCAGAGGATTCATTTGCATCTGCTGATGTGCTTCCTGGTGACAAATCACCAACTCAGGATTCTTTGAAATCATTGATTTATGGAACTGGCATATACCTGTCAGCAATACATGCTTCACTGCCTGTAATACATACCATATTCTCATCATTGAGGCCATACAAATTGAACCTTCCAGAAGCTTCTAGAGACCGGTGCCTGGGTACAGCTGTGGAGGTTGCTCTACGTATCATTCAAGGGCCATCAGCTGAAATATCAAGAGGAATAGTTAAAAGGTCAGGGGTAATAGCAGAATTATTGTGTGTGCTGGTGGACCAAATACTTATGGCCCTGGATCGGTCCCTCATTCCCTGAGTC
Above is a genomic segment from Vitis riparia cultivar Riparia Gloire de Montpellier isolate 1030 chromosome 7, EGFV_Vit.rip_1.0, whole genome shotgun sequence containing:
- the LOC117919397 gene encoding LOW QUALITY PROTEIN: protein transport protein SEC23 (The sequence of the model RefSeq protein was modified relative to this genomic sequence to represent the inferred CDS: inserted 1 base in 1 codon), with amino-acid sequence MANPPQPSLGYSGSLTPTQPDAPTLRPEKNSIPPPFPSPVAARFPPPRLQQEQIPSPSTRTPNLLSPVNGVKTGSPIPHLSTPPGPPVFSSPLRPAAVPFRTSPATPQPVAISSSSSLPTSSPPYYSNGSAELQHQVSDATEESLHLEKSPYVLFSADKVLKRKKQANVPSLGFGALVSPGREISPGPQVIQRDPHRCQNCGAYANLYCNILLGSGQWQCAICRNLNGSGGEYVATSKEELLNYPELSSPMVDYVQTGNKRPGFIPVGDLRISAPIVLVIDECLDEAHLQHLQSSLHAFVDSLSPTTRIGIVLYGRTVSVYDFSEDSFASADVLPGDKSPTQDSLKSLIYGTGIYLSAIHASLPVIHTIFSSLRPYKLNLPEASRDRCLGTAVEVALRIIQGPSAEISRGIVKRSXGNSRIIVCAGGPNTYGPGSVPHSLSHPNYPHMEKSALKWMEHLGQEAHRQNTVVDILCAGTCPVRVPILQPLAKASGGALVLHDDFGEAFGVNLQRASTRAAGSHGLFEIRCSDDILITQVVGPGEEAHTDAHETFKNDTSLSIQMLSVEETQSFALSMETKGDIKSDYVFFQFAIQYSNVYQADISRVITVRLPTVDSVSAYLGSVQDDVAAVLIAKRTLLQAKNYSDAIDMRATIDERVKDITVKFGTQLPKSKLYRFPKELSVLPEHLFHLRRGPLLGSIVGHEDERSVLRNLFLNASFDLSLRMIAPRCLMHREGGTFEELPAYDLAMQSDAAVVLDHGTDVFIWLGAELAADEGKSASALAACRTLAEELTESRFPAPRILAFKEGSSQARYFVSRLIPAHKDPPYEQEARFPQLRTLTADQRVKLKSSFLHFDDPSLCEWMRGLKLVPPEPS
- the LOC117919398 gene encoding L-cysteine desulfhydrase, which encodes MDSDRGENGDSSHNHVSKKPKLSAFISEEEIRQEFSHHQRGIARINNGSFGSCPASIIAAQKKWQLRFLQQPDDFYFNHLRKGLLESRTVVKGLINADSVDEVSLIDNATTAAAIVLQQIGRAFAQGKFQKGDVVVMLHCAFQSVKKSIQAYVTGAGGSVIEVQLPFPLTSKEEIVSEFRKGLEKGKSDGRHVRLAIIDHITSMPCVVVPVEELVKICRQEGVDQVFVDAAHAIGSVPVDVKEIGADFYVSNLHKWFFCPPSVAFLYCRKSPLSSEVHHPVVSHEFGNGLAIESSWIGTRDYSSQLVVPSVLEFVSRFEGGIEGIMMRNHEIVVKMGEMLAKSWGTNLGAPPEMCASMIMVGLPSRLFISSEEDAMRLRSYLRQHHGIEVPLHYQAPSDVEGGPKDKDGLVTGYARISHQVYNSFDDYCKFRDAINQLVEQRRSCKMLFME